From one Bacteroides eggerthii genomic stretch:
- a CDS encoding C-GCAxxG-C-C family protein yields MTNDRIEKAVGLFKSGYNCSQSVVAAFADMYGFTEEQALRMSASFGGGIGRMRQTCGAACGMFLLAGLEKGAVDGKDREGKAANYALVQELAEEFKKRNGSMICAELLGLKKPEGSSTPEARTEQYYAKRPCAKMVEEAATIWAEYLEKQQK; encoded by the coding sequence ATGACGAATGACAGAATAGAAAAAGCTGTTGGACTGTTTAAAAGCGGGTACAACTGCTCACAATCGGTAGTGGCTGCTTTTGCAGACATGTATGGCTTTACGGAAGAACAGGCATTGCGGATGTCTGCTTCCTTTGGTGGGGGCATCGGACGGATGCGTCAGACTTGTGGCGCCGCCTGTGGTATGTTTTTGCTGGCGGGACTGGAAAAAGGCGCCGTCGACGGTAAAGACCGCGAGGGAAAAGCCGCCAATTATGCGTTGGTGCAGGAACTTGCAGAAGAGTTCAAGAAGCGTAACGGTTCAATGATCTGCGCTGAGTTGCTGGGATTGAAGAAACCGGAAGGTTCTTCCACTCCCGAAGCGCGTACGGAACAATATTATGCCAAGCGTCCTTGTGCGAAAATGGTGGAAGAGGCGGCGACAATATGGGCCGAGTATTTGGAAAAACAGCAGAAATAA
- a CDS encoding exodeoxyribonuclease III: MKIITYNVNGLRAAVTKGLPEWLANEQPDVLCLQETKLQPEQYPAEALDALGYKHYLYSARKKGYSGVAILTKREPDHVEYGMGMEEYDSEGRFMRADYGDLSIVSVYHPSGTSGDERQAFKMVWLEKFRQYVVELQRTRPKLILCGDYNICHEAIDIHDPVRNATNSGFLPEEREWMTRFLNEGFIDTFRLLHPDKQEYTWWSYRFNSRAKNKGWRIDYCMVNEPVRPMLKDARILNDAVHSDHCPMMLEIAD; the protein is encoded by the coding sequence ATGAAGATTATAACCTATAATGTAAACGGTTTGCGGGCTGCCGTAACTAAGGGACTTCCCGAATGGCTGGCAAACGAACAACCGGATGTGTTGTGCCTGCAGGAAACCAAATTGCAGCCGGAGCAGTATCCGGCAGAGGCGTTGGACGCATTGGGATACAAGCATTATTTGTATTCGGCCCGGAAGAAAGGGTATAGCGGAGTAGCCATCCTGACCAAACGTGAACCGGACCATGTGGAATATGGCATGGGCATGGAGGAATATGATAGTGAAGGGCGCTTTATGCGTGCCGATTATGGCGACTTGTCCATTGTGAGTGTTTATCATCCTTCGGGAACAAGCGGTGACGAACGGCAGGCATTTAAGATGGTGTGGTTGGAAAAGTTCCGTCAATATGTAGTGGAGCTGCAGCGCACCCGTCCTAAATTAATCCTTTGCGGAGATTATAATATCTGCCATGAAGCAATAGACATTCACGATCCCGTCCGTAACGCCACGAATAGTGGTTTCTTGCCGGAGGAGAGGGAATGGATGACCCGTTTTCTGAATGAAGGTTTCATAGATACTTTCCGCCTGCTTCATCCCGACAAGCAGGAGTATACATGGTGGAGCTATCGTTTCAATTCGCGGGCGAAGAATAAAGGTTGGCGTATAGATTATTGTATGGTGAATGAGCCGGTGCGTCCGATGCTGAAAGATGCGCGTATCCTGAATGATGCAGTACACTCGGATCATTGTCCTATGATGTTGGAAATAGCAGATTGA
- a CDS encoding methylated-DNA--[protein]-cysteine S-methyltransferase translates to MERNLLNERFITIEKLADGGLSHKLPGLTVKFSFAETFLGEVLVASTPQGVCYMAFVVRGRDMAESEMMNRFPGVFFEIGTDEHQRRALAALSADEENMETVPLHLKGTDFQLRVWNELLKIPFGETATYGEIAAALQNPKAYRAVGTAIGDNPVAVLIPCHRVLRTDGTLGGYHWGLEHKVQLLEWEKQHKKAE, encoded by the coding sequence ATGGAGCGGAACTTATTGAATGAAAGATTTATAACAATAGAAAAGTTGGCTGACGGCGGACTGTCACATAAACTTCCGGGGCTGACAGTAAAGTTTTCTTTTGCAGAGACATTTCTGGGAGAAGTGTTGGTTGCTTCAACACCTCAAGGCGTATGCTATATGGCTTTCGTAGTGAGGGGTAGAGATATGGCAGAGAGCGAGATGATGAACAGATTTCCCGGAGTGTTTTTTGAGATAGGTACGGATGAGCATCAACGTAGGGCACTGGCCGCTTTGTCTGCGGATGAGGAAAATATGGAGACAGTGCCTTTGCATCTGAAAGGAACTGATTTTCAGTTACGTGTATGGAACGAATTGCTGAAAATACCTTTCGGTGAAACAGCTACTTACGGAGAGATTGCTGCAGCATTGCAAAATCCGAAGGCGTATCGGGCCGTAGGTACGGCAATTGGGGATAATCCGGTTGCCGTATTGATTCCCTGCCACCGGGTGCTACGTACCGACGGGACGTTGGGCGGTTACCATTGGGGATTGGAACATAAGGTACAATTGCTGGAATGGGAAAAGCAACACAAAAAAGCTGAATAA
- a CDS encoding Nramp family divalent metal transporter, translating into MKNIFKDLKRKDHKRYLGGLDVFKYIGPGLLVTVGFIDPGNWASNFAAGSEFGYSLLWVVTLSTVMLIILQHNVAHLGIVTGLCLSEAATQYTPKWVSRPVLGTAVLASISTSLAEILGGAIALQMLLDIPIVWGSVLTAVFVSVMLFTNSYKKIERSIIAFVSVIGLSFIYELFLVKIDWPVAVQGWVTPSFPEGSMLIIMSVLGAVVMPHNLFLHSEVIQSHEYNKQDDASIRKVLKYELFDTLFSMIVGWAINSAMILLAAATFFKSGIQVEELQQAKSLLEPLLGSSAAVVFALALLMAGISSTITSGMAAGSIFAGIFGESYHIKDSHSQVGVILSLGIALLLIFFIGDPFKGLLISQMILSIQLPFTVFLQVSLTSSRKVMGQYVNSRWSTLVLYTIAIVVTVLNIMLLISSL; encoded by the coding sequence ATGAAGAATATTTTTAAGGACTTAAAGCGGAAAGACCATAAACGCTATTTGGGTGGTTTGGATGTATTTAAATATATCGGTCCGGGATTATTGGTTACGGTAGGTTTTATTGATCCGGGGAACTGGGCGTCTAATTTTGCGGCAGGTTCTGAATTTGGTTATTCGTTGCTGTGGGTAGTCACTTTGTCTACGGTCATGCTGATTATTCTTCAGCATAATGTGGCACACTTGGGCATCGTAACCGGGCTATGTCTGTCGGAAGCAGCTACACAGTACACTCCCAAGTGGGTGTCACGACCTGTATTGGGGACGGCTGTACTGGCTTCCATATCCACCTCCTTGGCCGAGATTTTGGGTGGGGCCATTGCATTGCAGATGTTACTGGACATTCCGATTGTATGGGGTTCGGTGCTGACTGCGGTTTTCGTTTCAGTAATGCTTTTCACTAATTCTTATAAGAAAATAGAGCGCTCCATCATTGCATTTGTGTCTGTCATAGGGCTTTCGTTCATCTATGAACTGTTTCTCGTTAAGATTGACTGGCCGGTGGCTGTGCAGGGGTGGGTGACGCCCTCGTTTCCGGAAGGGAGCATGCTTATTATAATGAGCGTGCTTGGAGCTGTGGTGATGCCTCATAATTTGTTCCTTCACTCGGAGGTGATACAGAGCCATGAGTACAACAAACAGGATGATGCTTCGATTCGTAAGGTCTTGAAGTATGAACTGTTTGACACGCTGTTTTCGATGATTGTGGGGTGGGCCATTAATAGTGCGATGATTTTGCTGGCTGCCGCTACTTTCTTTAAGAGTGGAATTCAGGTAGAGGAACTGCAACAGGCAAAGTCACTGTTGGAACCCTTGCTGGGAAGCAGTGCTGCCGTAGTGTTTGCGCTGGCTTTGTTGATGGCGGGCATATCTTCCACAATAACAAGCGGCATGGCGGCAGGCTCCATATTTGCCGGTATTTTCGGTGAGTCATACCACATTAAGGACAGCCACTCCCAGGTGGGGGTGATTCTTTCCTTAGGTATTGCATTATTGTTGATTTTCTTTATTGGGGACCCTTTTAAAGGACTGCTGATTTCGCAGATGATTTTGAGTATTCAGTTACCATTTACGGTGTTCCTGCAAGTAAGTCTCACTTCGTCCCGCAAAGTAATGGGACAATACGTAAATAGCAGGTGGAGCACATTGGTGCTTTACACGATTGCTATCGTTGTGACTGTATTGAATATTATGTTATTAATATCTAGTTTATAA
- a CDS encoding TIGR03905 family TSCPD domain-containing protein, whose amino-acid sequence MTYTYKTKGTCSSNIELEVEDGIVKDIAFWGGCNGNLQGLSRLVAGMPVNEVISRLEGIRCGGRSTSCPDQLCKALHEMGY is encoded by the coding sequence ATGACTTATACTTACAAGACTAAAGGTACGTGCAGTAGCAATATCGAGCTTGAAGTAGAAGACGGAATAGTAAAGGACATAGCTTTCTGGGGTGGCTGCAACGGCAATTTGCAAGGCTTGTCCCGCTTGGTTGCCGGGATGCCGGTGAACGAGGTTATCTCCCGTCTGGAAGGTATACGGTGCGGTGGACGTTCCACTTCCTGCCCGGATCAGCTGTGTAAAGCATTGCACGAAATGGGATATTAG
- a CDS encoding YebC/PmpR family DNA-binding transcriptional regulator, with protein sequence MGRAFEYRKAAKLKRWGHMAKTFTRLGKQIAIAVKAGGPEPENNPTLRSVIATCKRENMPKDNIERAIKNAMGKDQSDYKSMTYEGYGPHGVAVFVDTLTDNPTRTVADVRSVFNKFGGNLGTMGSLAFLFDHKCMFTFKKKDGMDMEEFILDMIDFDIDEDYEEDEEEGTITIYGDPKSYAAIQKHLEEGGFEDVGGEFTYIANDLKDVEPAHRETIDKMVERLEEFDDVQTVYTNMKPEESEE encoded by the coding sequence ATGGGAAGAGCGTTTGAATATAGAAAAGCTGCCAAATTGAAAAGATGGGGTCACATGGCTAAGACCTTTACAAGACTGGGTAAACAAATTGCTATTGCAGTGAAAGCCGGCGGACCTGAGCCGGAAAACAACCCTACATTGCGTTCGGTTATCGCTACTTGCAAGCGTGAAAACATGCCGAAGGATAATATTGAACGTGCCATCAAGAATGCAATGGGTAAAGACCAAAGCGACTACAAGAGCATGACTTATGAGGGATATGGTCCTCATGGTGTAGCCGTATTCGTTGATACACTGACCGATAATCCTACCCGTACGGTAGCTGATGTGCGTAGCGTATTCAACAAGTTTGGCGGAAACTTGGGAACAATGGGGTCACTGGCTTTCTTGTTCGACCATAAATGTATGTTCACTTTCAAGAAGAAAGACGGCATGGACATGGAAGAATTCATTCTTGACATGATTGACTTTGATATTGACGAAGACTATGAAGAGGATGAAGAAGAGGGTACAATCACTATTTATGGTGATCCGAAGAGCTACGCCGCTATTCAGAAACATTTGGAAGAGGGCGGCTTTGAAGATGTCGGTGGTGAGTTTACCTACATTGCCAATGACTTGAAAGATGTTGAGCCGGCGCATCGTGAAACGATTGATAAGATGGTGGAACGTCTGGAAGAATTTGACGACGTGCAGACGGTTTATACGAATATGAAGCCTGAGGAAAGCGAAGAATAA
- the pheT gene encoding phenylalanine--tRNA ligase subunit beta, which translates to MNISYNWLKEYVDFDLTPDEVAAALTSIGLETGSVEEVQTIKGGLEGLVIGEVLTCEAHPNSDHMHITTVNLGQGEPVQIVCGAPNVAAGQKVVVATLGAKLYDGDECFTIKKSKLRGVESNGMICAEDEIGIGTDHAGIIVLPETAVPGTLAKDYYNIKSDYVLEVDITPNRADACSHYGVARDLYAYLVQNGLPTSLKKPSVDAFAVENHDLDIKVTVENSEACPRYAGVTVKGVTVKESPEWLQNKLRIIGLRPINNVVDITNYIVHAFGQPLHCFDADKIKGGEVVVKTMPEGTPFVTLDGVERKLSERDLMICNKEEAMCIAGVFGGLDSGSTEDTKDIFLESAYFHPTWVRKTARRHGLNTDASFRFERGVDPNITLYCLKLAAIMVKELAGGTISSDIKDVCAAPAQDFRVELSYEKVHSLIGKVISAETVKSIVASLEMKIVAETAEGLTLDVPPYRVDVQRDCDVIEDILRIYGYNNVEIPTALKSSLTTKGEWDKSNRLQNLVAEQLVGCGFNEILNNSLTRAAYYDGLESYPAKNLVMLMNPLSADLNAMRQSLLFGGLESISHNANRKNSDLRFFEFGNCYYFNEEKRNPEKALAPYSEDYHLGLWVTGKRVSNSWAHQDEDSSVYELKAYVENIFARLGLKMHDLVVGNLTDDIYAAALSVQTRGGKRLATFGVVTRKLLKAFDIDNEVYYADLNWKELMKAIKNVKVNYTEISKFPAVKRDLALLLDKKVQFAEIEKIAYETEKKLLKEVSLFDVYEGKNLEAGKKSYAVSFLLQDENQTLNDKMIDKIMSKLVKNLEDKLGAKLR; encoded by the coding sequence ATGAATATCTCTTATAATTGGTTGAAAGAGTATGTCGATTTTGATTTGACACCGGATGAAGTTGCCGCTGCACTTACTTCCATTGGATTGGAAACTGGAAGCGTGGAAGAAGTGCAAACCATTAAAGGTGGACTGGAAGGTTTGGTCATTGGAGAAGTCCTGACATGCGAAGCTCATCCTAATTCAGACCACATGCACATCACTACCGTAAATCTGGGACAGGGCGAGCCTGTGCAGATAGTATGCGGTGCGCCTAATGTGGCAGCCGGACAGAAAGTGGTGGTAGCTACTTTGGGTGCAAAACTTTACGACGGTGATGAATGTTTTACAATCAAGAAATCAAAGCTTCGCGGCGTAGAGTCCAACGGTATGATTTGTGCGGAAGATGAAATCGGTATCGGTACAGACCATGCAGGTATCATCGTATTGCCGGAAACGGCTGTGCCGGGCACACTTGCCAAAGACTATTATAACATCAAGAGCGACTATGTGCTGGAAGTGGATATCACTCCCAACCGCGCCGATGCTTGTTCACATTACGGTGTGGCTCGCGACTTGTACGCTTATCTGGTACAGAACGGCCTGCCGACTTCTTTGAAAAAGCCGTCTGTGGATGCTTTTGCCGTTGAGAACCACGATTTGGACATCAAGGTTACGGTGGAAAACAGCGAGGCTTGTCCGCGTTATGCCGGAGTTACCGTAAAAGGTGTAACCGTAAAGGAGAGTCCGGAGTGGTTGCAAAACAAGCTCCGTATCATCGGCCTGCGTCCCATTAATAATGTGGTGGATATCACGAACTATATTGTTCATGCATTCGGTCAGCCGCTTCACTGCTTCGATGCCGACAAGATTAAGGGCGGTGAAGTCGTTGTGAAGACAATGCCTGAAGGTACCCCTTTTGTCACTTTGGACGGTGTAGAACGCAAGTTGAGCGAACGCGACCTGATGATCTGCAACAAAGAAGAGGCCATGTGTATCGCCGGAGTGTTTGGCGGATTGGATTCCGGTTCTACGGAAGATACCAAAGATATATTCCTCGAAAGTGCTTATTTTCATCCTACCTGGGTGCGCAAGACCGCCCGTCGTCATGGCTTGAATACAGATGCTTCTTTCCGTTTTGAAAGAGGTGTCGATCCGAATATTACTCTTTATTGCCTGAAACTGGCTGCAATAATGGTGAAAGAGCTTGCCGGCGGTACTATATCTTCCGATATAAAGGATGTGTGTGCTGCTCCTGCCCAAGACTTCCGGGTGGAACTTTCCTATGAGAAGGTTCATTCACTGATAGGTAAGGTGATTTCGGCAGAGACAGTAAAGAGTATCGTGGCGAGTCTGGAAATGAAGATTGTAGCCGAAACGGCAGAAGGCCTGACACTGGATGTACCGCCTTATCGTGTGGATGTGCAGCGCGATTGTGACGTGATAGAAGATATTCTCCGTATTTACGGTTATAATAATGTAGAGATTCCGACTGCATTGAAGTCCAGCCTGACAACGAAAGGTGAGTGGGACAAGTCCAACCGACTGCAGAATCTGGTTGCCGAACAGTTGGTGGGATGCGGTTTCAATGAAATCCTGAATAACTCGTTGACGCGTGCCGCATATTACGACGGTTTGGAATCCTATCCTGCCAAGAACCTTGTGATGTTGATGAATCCGCTTAGCGCCGATTTGAACGCTATGCGCCAGTCGCTGCTCTTTGGCGGATTGGAGAGTATTTCTCACAATGCCAACCGTAAGAATTCGGATTTGAGGTTCTTTGAATTCGGTAACTGCTATTACTTCAACGAAGAGAAGCGCAATCCTGAAAAAGCGCTCGCTCCTTACTCGGAAGATTATCATCTGGGCTTGTGGGTTACCGGTAAAAGAGTTTCCAACTCGTGGGCGCATCAAGACGAGGATAGTTCGGTATACGAACTGAAGGCGTATGTTGAAAATATCTTTGCCCGTCTGGGACTGAAGATGCACGATTTGGTAGTCGGTAATCTGACCGATGACATCTATGCTGCTGCGCTGTCCGTACAGACAAGAGGCGGCAAACGTCTGGCTACTTTCGGTGTGGTGACAAGAAAACTCCTGAAAGCGTTTGACATAGATAACGAGGTGTACTATGCCGACCTGAACTGGAAAGAGCTGATGAAGGCTATCAAGAACGTAAAGGTAAATTATACCGAAATCTCCAAGTTCCCGGCTGTGAAACGTGACCTCGCTTTGTTGCTTGACAAGAAAGTACAGTTTGCCGAAATCGAGAAGATTGCTTATGAAACAGAGAAGAAGCTGCTGAAAGAAGTATCTCTCTTCGATGTTTACGAAGGCAAGAATCTGGAAGCCGGTAAGAAATCGTATGCCGTAAGTTTCTTATTGCAGGATGAAAACCAGACTTTAAACGACAAAATGATTGATAAAATCATGTCTAAACTGGTGAAGAATCTGGAAGATAAGCTGGGAGCGAAACTGCGTTAA
- a CDS encoding nucleotidyl transferase AbiEii/AbiGii toxin family protein: MLHLETVEYSTLELLRKLQSLPILRDTRLVGGTALALQLGHRKSVDLDFFGTITCEAEELISAIKTVASLIVLKESPHIHIYLVDGIKVDIVNYRYQWLDKPVVDQGIRMAGIKDIAAMKVTAVIGRGTKKDFIDISFLLHHFSLNEILDFYSTKYDDGSVFMAMKSLVYFDDAEKEPMPDMLINKSWEQVKEYILSKIS, from the coding sequence ATGTTACATCTGGAAACAGTCGAATATTCAACACTGGAACTTTTAAGAAAGTTGCAAAGTTTACCGATATTGCGCGATACACGTTTGGTAGGAGGAACCGCTCTGGCTTTGCAATTGGGACACCGGAAATCTGTTGATTTGGATTTCTTCGGAACTATTACTTGTGAAGCGGAAGAACTTATAAGTGCAATAAAAACCGTAGCCTCTCTTATTGTATTGAAAGAATCTCCCCATATACATATTTATTTGGTTGATGGGATTAAAGTTGATATTGTAAATTACAGGTATCAATGGCTTGATAAACCAGTTGTAGACCAAGGAATACGCATGGCTGGAATTAAAGATATTGCTGCTATGAAAGTAACGGCTGTTATTGGTAGGGGAACTAAAAAGGATTTTATTGATATTTCTTTTTTATTGCATCATTTTTCTTTAAATGAAATTTTAGACTTCTATTCTACTAAATATGATGATGGCTCTGTTTTCATGGCAATGAAAAGTTTGGTGTATTTTGACGATGCGGAAAAGGAACCGATGCCGGATATGTTGATTAATAAGTCTTGGGAACAGGTGAAAGAATATATCTTATCAAAGATTTCTTGA